The segment GCCAGTCCCAGCACGCAAAGCAAGGCCAGGCAAAGCAGATATTTCTCCATGGGCGTGTCGATGGCCCAGCCCGCAATGGCCAGTGGTTTGGCGCTCACCGAGCCGGACGATGAGTTGTTCGTCACCCATGCTGCGCGGGTAGCGAGCCAGTCCACAAAGAACTGAGCGGCTAGCGTTGCCACAGCCAAGTACAGGCCGCGAATGCGCAGACTGGGTAGGCCAAAAAAGATACCAAAAACCATAGCTACCAGCCCGCCACCAATAAGGGCTACCAGCAAAGGCATGCCTTCAATGCGCGCTTGCAGGTTGTAGGCTGCATAGGCGCCGACGGCCATGAAAGCCGCGGTGCCTAGAGAGATCTGACCGCAGTAGCCGACCAGAATATTGAGCCCCAGCGCGGCCAGCGACATGATTACAAAGGGGATCAGAATGGCCTGAAACGTGTAGTCGCTGGCGATGAAAGGAATGGCCAGAAATGCAAAGGCCAGCACCAGCACAATCGCCCAGCGGTCTTGCGCCACGCCAAAGATCTGCTGGTCTGCCGCGTAGCTGGTCTTGAACTGCCCGTTTTCACGATAAAACATGTGTCAGTCCTTTTCGTTCAGACGCGGTCAATGATCTTGTCCCCAAACAAACCTTGGGGGCGTACAAGAAGAAAGCACAGAGCCAGTCCATAAGCAAACCAAGTCTCAATGCCGCCGCCCACCATGGGGCCGATATAGACCTCGGAGAGCTTCTCACCCACACCAATAATCAGGCCACCGATGATGGCGCCGGGCAGTGAGGTCAGGCCGCCCAGAATCACCACAGGCAAGGCTTTCAGCGCGACCAGTGACAGCGAGTACTGCACACCCAGTTTGCTGCCCCAGATGATGCCGACCACCAGCGCCACACCGCCAGCCACCGACCAGACAATGACCCAGATGCGCGACAGAGGAATGCCGATGGACTGCGCGGCCTGATGGTCATCCGCCACAGCGCGCAGGGCGCGGCCGGTCTTGGTTTTTTGGAAAAAGATACTCAGACAAATTACCAGCACAGCGGCAATGCAGGCCGCGTACAAATCTTCCAAACTGATCATCACGCCGCCGGGAATCAGTCCATCCATGATGAAGATTGGATCTTTGGGCATGCCCACATCAATCTTGTAGACCTCGCTGCCAAAAATCATGGGGCCCAGACCATCGAGCAGGTAAGCAATGCCCAGCGTAGCCATTAGCAAGGTGATGGGCTCTTGATTGACGAGGTGGCGCAGAGCCAGTCTCTCAATCAGCCAAGCGACCACCACCATGAGCGCCAGCGTGACGATGATGGCCAGTAGATTGCCCAGCCAGCCCGGCTCCATACCCAGCCAGCCGGGAATCCACTGCGAAAAACGCGCCATGGTCAGCGCTGAGAAAAGCACCATTGCGCCCTGCGCAAAGTTGAAGACGCCCGAGGCTTTGAAGATCAGCACAAAGCCAATGGCGATCAGCGCATACAGCGTGCCCACCATAAGGCCGCCGAACAAGGTTTCAAGGAAAAATCCCATGCTCTGCTCCTTTAGTGACTGGAGCCGAGGTAAGCCCGGATCACGTCTTCGTTGTTGCGTACTTCATCGGGTGTGCCGTCGCCGATCTTTTTGCCGTAGTCCAGCACCACCACGCGGTCCGAGATGTCCATCACCACACCCATGTCGTGCTCGATAAGAACGATGGTGGTGCTGAACTCTTCATTCACATCGAGGATGAAGCGGCACATGTCCTGCTTTTCTTCCACGTTCATTCCGGCCATGGGCTCGTCCAGCAGCAGCACCTGCGGCTCCATGGCGAGGGCTCGGCCTAGATCAACGCGCTTTTGCAAGCCATAGGGAAGCTGGCCCACAGGGGTCTTGCGCCAAG is part of the Comamonas sp. Y33R10-2 genome and harbors:
- a CDS encoding branched-chain amino acid ABC transporter permease — encoded protein: MFYRENGQFKTSYAADQQIFGVAQDRWAIVLVLAFAFLAIPFIASDYTFQAILIPFVIMSLAALGLNILVGYCGQISLGTAAFMAVGAYAAYNLQARIEGMPLLVALIGGGLVAMVFGIFFGLPSLRIRGLYLAVATLAAQFFVDWLATRAAWVTNNSSSGSVSAKPLAIAGWAIDTPMEKYLLCLALLCVLGLAAKNLVRSSVGREWMAMRDMDVAAAVIGIRPTYAKLSAFAVSSFIVGVAGALWGFVHLGAWEPAAFSLDRSLQLLFMIIIGGLGSIVGSIFGAAFFVLLPLLLNQVPHWLGLPLSTATATYLEHMIFGALIVFFLIVEPHGLAKLWATARQKLRVWPFPH
- a CDS encoding branched-chain amino acid ABC transporter permease — its product is MGFFLETLFGGLMVGTLYALIAIGFVLIFKASGVFNFAQGAMVLFSALTMARFSQWIPGWLGMEPGWLGNLLAIIVTLALMVVVAWLIERLALRHLVNQEPITLLMATLGIAYLLDGLGPMIFGSEVYKIDVGMPKDPIFIMDGLIPGGVMISLEDLYAACIAAVLVICLSIFFQKTKTGRALRAVADDHQAAQSIGIPLSRIWVIVWSVAGGVALVVGIIWGSKLGVQYSLSLVALKALPVVILGGLTSLPGAIIGGLIIGVGEKLSEVYIGPMVGGGIETWFAYGLALCFLLVRPQGLFGDKIIDRV